In Streptomyces nodosus, one DNA window encodes the following:
- a CDS encoding acetoacetate decarboxylase family protein, with translation MKQNYDVRDFFTYLGYPSGDQPYWSENLRSLSVYCKGDADNLRELLEPTPFELADDRFVVQIADFANATPGSFYDSGVVIPVRYGDHTGVNYYFEYEDQPWSVAFGREVWGYPKHYGEIQLTDSTSRVAGSVRRAGQQIFGISMEPQDGYSNEAWADMALYPHLQVHALPEANGPGFKTFEIVSRDTSKDFVLRNKCFGPARLELGSALSVNGVQLEVVEVLGGEYSVGDYACTVENGISTVIDDLLADRPEGQPLRASTAGE, from the coding sequence ATGAAGCAGAACTACGACGTCCGGGACTTCTTCACCTACCTCGGATACCCCAGCGGCGATCAGCCCTACTGGTCGGAGAACCTGCGCAGCCTCTCGGTGTACTGCAAGGGCGACGCCGACAACCTCCGGGAACTGCTGGAGCCGACCCCCTTCGAGCTGGCCGACGACCGTTTTGTGGTGCAGATCGCGGACTTCGCCAACGCGACTCCGGGTTCCTTCTACGACTCCGGGGTCGTCATCCCGGTCCGCTACGGGGACCACACCGGGGTGAACTACTACTTCGAGTACGAGGACCAGCCCTGGAGCGTCGCCTTCGGACGGGAGGTGTGGGGCTACCCCAAGCACTACGGGGAGATCCAACTCACCGACTCCACAAGCCGGGTGGCCGGAAGCGTGCGCCGCGCGGGCCAGCAGATCTTCGGCATCTCGATGGAGCCCCAGGACGGATACTCCAACGAGGCGTGGGCCGACATGGCGCTCTACCCGCACCTCCAGGTACACGCCCTCCCGGAGGCCAACGGCCCGGGGTTCAAGACCTTCGAGATCGTCTCCCGCGACACCTCCAAGGACTTCGTCCTGCGGAACAAGTGCTTCGGCCCGGCCCGGCTCGAGCTGGGATCCGCACTCAGTGTCAACGGTGTGCAGCTCGAGGTGGTCGAGGTGCTCGGCGGCGAGTACTCCGTCGGCGACTACGCCTGCACCGTGGAGAACGGCATTTCGACAGTGATCGACGACCTGCTGGCCGACCGCCCCGAAGGGCAGCCACTGCGGGCCTCCACCGCCGGCGAATAG
- a CDS encoding DUF305 domain-containing protein encodes MYRSKDGNAVGAKVFGLVRWRAIATLALVALAVSGCESGADAPATRSAPGPSVIAPGKPGEPARTLSAEEAADELPDDSPDAADFEYVQMMITHHGQALVMTELAAHQAKSGGVKRIASRIAAGQGPEIDAMKGWLKNHGGTADPSGGTGSDHHHHDHAAMPGMATEAQLGQLRAARGAAFDELFLKLMITHHEGAITMATSVLSNGNNVQVEEMATEVIAQQTSEISRMHEMS; translated from the coding sequence ATGTACAGATCAAAAGATGGCAATGCAGTCGGCGCGAAAGTCTTTGGTCTTGTCAGGTGGCGGGCGATCGCCACGCTCGCCCTGGTCGCCCTCGCCGTCAGCGGGTGCGAGTCGGGCGCGGACGCCCCGGCGACGAGGAGCGCGCCGGGCCCCTCGGTGATCGCGCCCGGCAAGCCCGGTGAGCCCGCCCGGACCCTTTCCGCCGAGGAGGCCGCGGACGAACTGCCCGACGACTCCCCCGACGCGGCGGACTTCGAGTACGTCCAGATGATGATCACGCACCACGGCCAGGCCCTGGTGATGACCGAACTCGCCGCGCACCAGGCGAAGTCGGGCGGTGTGAAGCGCATCGCCTCACGCATCGCGGCAGGTCAGGGTCCTGAAATCGACGCCATGAAGGGGTGGTTGAAGAACCACGGTGGGACGGCGGACCCGAGTGGCGGCACGGGCTCGGATCACCACCACCACGACCACGCCGCGATGCCCGGCATGGCGACCGAGGCACAACTGGGGCAACTGCGCGCGGCGCGGGGGGCGGCCTTCGACGAGCTGTTCCTGAAACTCATGATCACGCACCATGAGGGCGCGATCACCATGGCCACCTCGGTGCTGTCGAACGGCAACAATGTGCAGGTCGAGGAGATGGCGACCGAGGTGATCGCACAGCAGACCAGTGAGATCAGCCGGATGCACGAGATGTCCTGA
- a CDS encoding ABC transporter substrate-binding protein has product MKKSLWRGSAAAVAAGLLALTGCSSTQGSGSAQGDHPFGDCAITKNPKVHKMDTRESGALTVAASLPYPAGYRGNTLDSVDGGYMYCLDAEIANRAGLKKIKLVNASFEALVTAKTSNFDFALWDIYDTPERRRAVDFSAPYNTYETGVLVKKGSSLTPSSIKNATVGVLAGSVQLNYVNSTLKPKQVRVFNSNDDLFNAVLAGQIDAALNDTATVMPRAANSDGKLEVIGKYPVGGNVAALFSKGSPNVKVVDQILADMKKDGTLDAIMKKWLNPILGGDPHGLPDWSA; this is encoded by the coding sequence GTGAAGAAGTCGCTTTGGCGCGGCAGCGCCGCCGCGGTGGCCGCGGGGCTGCTCGCCCTCACCGGCTGCTCCAGCACGCAGGGTTCGGGGAGCGCGCAGGGGGACCATCCCTTCGGGGACTGCGCGATCACAAAGAACCCGAAGGTACACAAGATGGACACCCGGGAGAGCGGTGCGCTGACCGTGGCCGCATCGCTCCCCTACCCGGCCGGCTACCGCGGGAACACGCTCGACTCCGTCGACGGCGGCTATATGTACTGCCTGGACGCGGAGATCGCCAACCGGGCCGGGCTCAAGAAGATCAAGCTCGTCAACGCCTCCTTCGAAGCTCTGGTGACCGCCAAGACGTCCAACTTCGATTTCGCCCTCTGGGACATCTACGACACCCCCGAACGGCGCCGGGCGGTGGATTTCTCCGCCCCGTACAACACCTATGAGACGGGCGTCCTGGTCAAGAAGGGCTCCTCCCTCACCCCGTCCTCGATCAAGAACGCGACGGTCGGGGTGCTCGCCGGGTCGGTGCAGCTGAACTATGTGAACAGCACCCTCAAGCCCAAGCAGGTGCGGGTGTTCAACTCCAACGACGACCTCTTCAACGCCGTGCTGGCGGGCCAGATCGACGCGGCGCTCAACGACACCGCCACCGTCATGCCGAGGGCCGCGAACTCGGACGGCAAGCTCGAAGTGATCGGCAAGTACCCGGTCGGCGGCAATGTGGCGGCGCTCTTCTCCAAGGGCTCACCCAATGTGAAGGTCGTGGACCAGATCCTCGCCGACATGAAGAAGGACGGCACCCTCGACGCGATCATGAAGAAGTGGCTCAACCCGATCCTGGGCGGCGACCCCCACGGGCTGCCGGACTGGAGCGCGTGA
- a CDS encoding SpoIIE family protein phosphatase: MRHSEVFSQGFDPARVHSGGLWPDELLVAGVRVDALGRIAHWDAAAEALLGYPASEVLGSRGEMLAPTSRFPRVESLMERITTGPATTGPCTARHRDGRPVELAAWTYRVPETPGAGGDVFAFLVAVSAVLEMRVSRALLDGLCGQSPIGLAAFDSDLRYLQVNTALEAINGVPEAEHLGKRLHEVLPDINCAEMETVMRRVLDTGESAVDFRVTGRTPATGLEDRVWSCSHFRLEDTRKRPFGVAISVVDITARVRAEQAAAESHRRLDLLNEAAASIGTTLDMRRTAQELADVALRGFADIATVDLMVTAADDAAATFGSDPAGGIAVRRLGKAPARGSPEADVLAPLGATLHYPPDAPYVQAIRRRDPFVVAEVDERAITASSCHTGAVRQLRELGVHSLLMVPLLARGKVLGATTFYRAAPARSFSPDDVALARDMASRAAVYLDNARLYTREHDTAVTLQRSLLPHRLAPPPGIEVAHCYRPASDINEVGGDWYDVVGMSGGRAALVVGDVMGHGITAAAVMGQLRSAVRTLARLALPPEQLLRELDAGMADLPGAPLATCTYAVCDPAAGSCSITRAGHPPPAVIHPDGTAELLELPAGAPLGVGGIDFVPIELPLPPGSILILYTDGLVEARCADLDQRLTQLRDVLTAHSTLPLDSLSRTVMNRLAPAPDDDVALLLARISPWEPYR; this comes from the coding sequence ATGCGCCATTCCGAAGTATTCAGCCAGGGGTTCGACCCAGCTCGGGTGCATTCCGGCGGACTGTGGCCGGACGAATTGCTGGTGGCCGGGGTGCGGGTGGACGCCTTGGGCCGTATCGCCCACTGGGACGCTGCGGCGGAGGCGCTGCTCGGCTATCCCGCGTCGGAGGTGCTGGGCAGCCGGGGCGAGATGCTCGCCCCGACGTCCCGCTTCCCCCGCGTCGAGTCACTGATGGAGCGGATCACCACCGGGCCTGCCACGACGGGCCCGTGCACGGCGCGGCACCGGGACGGGCGGCCGGTGGAGCTCGCGGCATGGACCTACCGGGTTCCGGAGACCCCCGGCGCCGGCGGTGATGTGTTCGCGTTCCTCGTGGCTGTCTCCGCAGTGCTGGAGATGCGGGTGTCGCGTGCCCTCCTGGACGGTCTGTGCGGCCAATCGCCCATCGGGCTGGCCGCCTTCGACAGCGATCTGCGCTATCTGCAGGTCAACACCGCCCTGGAAGCGATCAACGGCGTGCCCGAGGCCGAGCACCTCGGTAAGCGGCTGCATGAAGTGTTGCCGGACATCAACTGCGCCGAGATGGAGACCGTGATGCGGCGGGTGCTGGACACCGGCGAGTCCGCGGTCGACTTCCGTGTGACGGGCCGCACCCCGGCGACCGGGCTCGAGGACCGGGTGTGGTCCTGCTCCCACTTCCGGCTGGAAGACACCCGGAAACGCCCGTTCGGCGTCGCCATCTCGGTGGTCGACATCACCGCACGGGTCAGGGCCGAGCAGGCTGCCGCGGAGAGCCACCGGCGGCTCGACCTGCTCAACGAGGCCGCGGCGAGTATCGGCACCACCCTGGACATGCGGCGGACCGCGCAGGAACTGGCCGATGTGGCGCTGCGCGGTTTCGCCGACATCGCCACCGTGGACCTGATGGTGACGGCCGCCGACGATGCCGCTGCGACGTTCGGCAGTGATCCGGCCGGCGGCATCGCGGTACGGCGGCTCGGCAAAGCCCCGGCCCGGGGATCGCCGGAGGCCGATGTCCTCGCCCCGCTGGGCGCGACCCTGCACTATCCGCCGGACGCACCGTATGTGCAGGCCATCAGGCGCCGGGACCCCTTCGTGGTCGCCGAGGTGGACGAGCGGGCCATCACCGCCTCCTCCTGCCACACCGGCGCCGTCCGGCAGCTGCGCGAGCTGGGGGTGCACTCCCTGCTGATGGTTCCGTTGCTCGCCCGTGGCAAGGTGCTGGGAGCGACCACCTTCTACCGCGCGGCCCCCGCCCGGTCCTTCTCACCCGACGATGTCGCCCTCGCCCGCGACATGGCCTCCCGCGCGGCCGTCTATCTGGACAACGCCCGCCTGTACACCCGCGAGCACGACACGGCGGTGACGCTGCAACGCAGCCTGCTGCCCCACCGGCTGGCGCCCCCGCCCGGCATCGAGGTCGCCCACTGCTACCGGCCCGCGAGCGACATCAACGAGGTCGGCGGTGACTGGTACGACGTCGTCGGGATGAGCGGCGGACGGGCGGCCCTGGTCGTCGGGGACGTCATGGGACACGGCATCACGGCCGCGGCGGTGATGGGGCAGCTGCGCAGCGCCGTGCGGACGCTCGCCCGACTGGCGCTGCCCCCGGAGCAGCTGCTCCGCGAGCTCGACGCCGGCATGGCGGACCTTCCTGGCGCGCCCCTGGCCACCTGCACCTATGCGGTCTGCGACCCGGCAGCCGGCTCCTGCTCGATCACCCGGGCCGGCCATCCTCCACCGGCCGTCATCCACCCCGACGGCACCGCCGAACTGCTGGAACTGCCCGCCGGGGCGCCGCTGGGAGTCGGCGGCATCGACTTCGTCCCGATCGAGCTGCCGCTGCCCCCGGGCAGCATCCTCATCCTCTACACCGACGGCCTCGTGGAGGCCCGCTGCGCGGACCTCGACCAGCGACTGACCCAGCTCCGCGACGTACTGACCGCCCACTCCACGCTGCCCCTGGACAGTCTCAGCCGGACCGTGATGAACCGGCTGGCCCCCGCACCCGACGACGACGTGGCCCTGCTGCTCGCCCGGATCAGCCCATGGGAGCCGTACAGGTGA
- a CDS encoding SDR family NAD(P)-dependent oxidoreductase yields the protein MRGSDATVHSLFSLTGRTALVTGAAGGLGLAQALALGRAGARLVASDISHEAAVTACDQLREHGLDCVPLALDVTSKASIDAAFDTLEAGGDSPDILVNNAGVSLRNSALEATPEEFDTTLSINLRGTYFTAQRAARAMRRRGHGRIINLSSIGGLVVDGERSSVYDASKAAVVHVTRNMAYEWGPYGIRVNSIAPGYMRTTMTSDLLPTPETEARIVDGHIPLGRVGEPDDLSGAVVFLASPASSYVTGHTLTVDGGWTAAL from the coding sequence ATGCGGGGCAGCGACGCCACCGTGCACTCCCTCTTCTCCCTCACCGGCCGGACCGCCCTGGTCACCGGCGCGGCCGGTGGCCTCGGCCTGGCCCAGGCCCTGGCGCTCGGCCGGGCCGGAGCCCGCCTCGTCGCCTCGGACATCAGCCACGAGGCCGCCGTGACCGCCTGCGACCAGCTGCGAGAACACGGCCTGGACTGCGTGCCGCTGGCACTCGACGTCACCTCCAAGGCGAGTATCGACGCCGCCTTCGACACACTGGAAGCGGGCGGCGACAGCCCCGACATCCTCGTCAACAACGCGGGCGTCTCCCTGCGCAACAGCGCGCTGGAGGCCACCCCGGAGGAGTTCGACACCACCCTCTCGATCAACCTCCGCGGCACCTACTTCACCGCGCAGCGCGCCGCCCGGGCCATGCGCCGGCGTGGTCACGGACGCATCATCAACCTCTCCTCCATCGGCGGCCTGGTCGTGGACGGTGAGCGCTCCTCGGTGTACGACGCCTCCAAGGCAGCCGTCGTCCATGTCACCAGGAACATGGCCTACGAGTGGGGCCCGTACGGCATCCGCGTCAACTCCATCGCCCCCGGCTATATGCGCACCACCATGACCTCCGACCTGCTCCCCACCCCGGAGACAGAGGCGCGGATCGTGGACGGCCACATCCCCCTCGGCAGAGTCGGCGAACCGGACGACCTCAGCGGCGCAGTCGTCTTCCTCGCCTCCCCGGCGTCCTCCTACGTCACCGGCCACACCCTGACCGTCGACGGCGGCTGGACCGCGGCACTGTGA
- a CDS encoding LVIVD repeat-containing protein, which translates to MILLNSPRTRPRHLAVVTAAIGLLAALLTAAPAVATPDPGDAGTAPQRVSKSAAAETRTAVSTGEIPAQDEIVHSDNIKHLVNIPKDALPDINSDLAFQGKYAFAGNYDGFRIFDISNPKAPRTVSQVLCPGSQNDVSVSGNLLFLSTDSSRSDNSCSSTAQPATEKSSWEGMKIFDISDKKNPKYVAAVETNCGSHTHSLVPHGRNVYIYVSSYSPSPSFPDCGPPHDGISIVKVPRDAPQKAAVVNFAVLFPGDGPDGGGNPGAPTNPGVSKTTGCHDITVLPSQDLAAGACMGDGILMSIKDPEHPKVIDQVQDNVNFAFWHSATFNQTAKKVVFTDELGGGGAATCNAATGPNRGADGIYDIVGKGDHRKLVFRGYFKIPRYQADTENCVAHNGSLIPVKGRDIMVQAWYQGGVSVWDFTDSTKPKEIGYFERGPLSTDTLAVGGSWSAYYYNGYIYSNDIAKGFDVLKLSDRRTDPAGKIHLDQLNVQTQPDYFD; encoded by the coding sequence GTGATCCTGTTGAACAGTCCCCGAACACGGCCGAGACACCTGGCAGTCGTGACGGCCGCCATCGGCCTGCTGGCCGCGCTGCTCACGGCCGCTCCGGCCGTCGCGACGCCCGACCCCGGCGACGCAGGCACCGCGCCTCAGCGTGTGTCCAAGAGCGCTGCGGCCGAGACCAGAACGGCCGTCTCCACGGGCGAGATACCGGCCCAGGACGAGATCGTCCACTCCGACAACATCAAACACCTCGTCAACATCCCCAAGGACGCCCTGCCGGACATCAACTCCGACCTCGCCTTCCAGGGCAAGTACGCATTCGCCGGCAACTACGACGGCTTCCGCATCTTCGACATCAGCAACCCGAAGGCGCCCAGGACGGTCTCCCAGGTGCTGTGCCCGGGGTCGCAGAACGACGTCTCCGTCTCCGGGAACCTGCTGTTCCTGTCCACCGACTCCTCACGCAGCGACAACTCCTGCTCGAGCACGGCGCAGCCCGCGACCGAGAAGTCGTCGTGGGAGGGCATGAAGATCTTCGACATCAGCGACAAGAAGAACCCGAAGTACGTCGCGGCCGTCGAGACCAACTGCGGCTCACACACCCATTCCCTCGTCCCGCACGGCCGCAACGTCTACATCTACGTCTCCTCGTACTCGCCGAGCCCGTCGTTCCCCGACTGCGGGCCCCCGCACGACGGCATCTCGATCGTCAAGGTGCCGCGCGACGCCCCCCAGAAGGCCGCGGTCGTCAACTTCGCGGTCCTCTTCCCGGGTGACGGCCCCGACGGCGGGGGCAACCCCGGCGCGCCCACCAACCCGGGTGTCTCCAAGACGACCGGCTGCCACGACATCACCGTGCTGCCGTCGCAGGACCTGGCCGCCGGTGCCTGCATGGGCGACGGCATCCTGATGTCCATCAAGGACCCGGAGCACCCGAAGGTCATCGACCAGGTCCAGGACAACGTCAACTTCGCGTTCTGGCACTCGGCGACCTTCAACCAGACCGCGAAGAAGGTCGTCTTCACCGACGAACTCGGCGGCGGAGGCGCCGCGACCTGCAACGCGGCCACCGGCCCGAACCGCGGAGCCGACGGCATCTACGACATCGTCGGCAAGGGCGACCACCGCAAGCTCGTCTTCCGCGGCTACTTCAAGATCCCCCGGTACCAGGCGGACACCGAGAACTGTGTCGCCCACAACGGCTCGCTGATCCCGGTCAAGGGCCGCGACATCATGGTCCAGGCCTGGTACCAGGGCGGCGTCTCGGTCTGGGACTTCACCGACTCCACGAAGCCGAAGGAGATCGGCTACTTCGAGCGCGGCCCGCTCAGCACGGACACGCTGGCCGTGGGCGGCTCCTGGTCCGCGTACTACTACAACGGCTACATCTACTCGAACGACATCGCCAAGGGCTTCGATGTGCTCAAGCTCAGCGACCGGCGCACCGACCCGGCCGGAAAGATCCACCTGGACCAGCTGAACGTCCAGACCCAGCCCGACTACTTCGACTGA
- a CDS encoding amino acid ABC transporter permease, with amino-acid sequence MRSQTTAAEPTPAAPLATSGYLGAAGVLALLATVLCYQFTGAAVSRSQPLHLLLGVVLPVLVLGGPFLLSYSRSKQSEREWAEGRYAEARVAASRSRDASVSSLGLTGFVAVAALAGLLVFTNDGAVQKTFFNVSYMTKSLGDIFGALVINIEIAVGAQLLAMLFGLLLAVGRLLPGKGFWPVRALCIAYIDVFRGIPSVVLIYLVCFGLPLTDVPVLSKGDPIVYAIVALAMTYSAYNAELYRAGIESINKGQTSAALSMGLSQPDVYRFVILPQMARNIAAPMLSQFIGLQKDTALVIVVGIIDAFSQAKIYSANDFNLSAVTAVCFVFVLITIPQTRFVDYLLARSGTKLKRV; translated from the coding sequence ATGAGATCGCAGACCACCGCCGCGGAGCCCACGCCCGCCGCCCCGCTGGCCACCTCCGGTTATCTGGGCGCCGCCGGGGTCCTCGCCCTGCTGGCGACCGTGCTGTGCTACCAGTTCACGGGCGCCGCGGTCAGCCGCTCCCAGCCGCTGCACCTGCTGCTCGGCGTCGTACTCCCGGTGCTGGTGCTGGGCGGGCCCTTCCTCCTCTCCTACAGCCGCAGCAAGCAGTCGGAGCGGGAGTGGGCGGAGGGACGGTACGCCGAGGCGCGGGTCGCCGCCTCCCGGTCGCGGGACGCGTCGGTCTCCTCGCTGGGACTGACCGGCTTCGTCGCCGTCGCCGCCCTGGCGGGGCTTCTGGTCTTCACCAACGACGGCGCCGTGCAGAAGACCTTCTTCAACGTCTCCTATATGACCAAGAGCCTCGGCGACATCTTCGGGGCGCTGGTCATCAACATCGAGATCGCGGTCGGGGCCCAGCTGCTCGCCATGCTCTTCGGGCTGCTGCTGGCCGTCGGGCGGCTGCTTCCCGGAAAGGGGTTCTGGCCGGTCCGGGCGCTGTGCATCGCCTATATCGACGTCTTCCGCGGTATCCCCTCGGTCGTGCTGATCTACCTGGTCTGCTTCGGCCTGCCGCTCACCGATGTGCCGGTGCTCAGCAAGGGCGACCCGATCGTCTATGCGATCGTCGCGCTGGCCATGACGTACAGCGCCTACAACGCCGAGCTGTACCGGGCCGGCATCGAGTCCATCAACAAGGGGCAGACCTCCGCGGCGCTCTCCATGGGACTCTCCCAGCCCGACGTCTACCGGTTCGTGATCCTTCCGCAGATGGCCAGGAACATCGCCGCGCCGATGCTGAGCCAGTTCATCGGCCTGCAGAAGGACACAGCCCTGGTGATCGTCGTCGGGATCATCGACGCGTTCAGCCAGGCCAAGATCTACTCGGCGAACGACTTCAACCTCTCCGCGGTGACCGCGGTGTGCTTCGTCTTCGTGCTCATCACCATCCCGCAGACCCGCTTCGTCGACTACCTGCTGGCACGCTCCGGCACAAAGCTGAAGAGAGTCTGA
- a CDS encoding MFS transporter, whose amino-acid sequence MLRIRHACRTFGAALLGRLSYGMVSLSLVLAVKEATGSYAVSGTVMALFGLTSVFLSPARAGLVDRYGPRRVLPPMAAVYALLLTVLAFATSWPGASGILLGGLAVSAGACTPPLGPVMRTLWSGLVPDRRLLQRAYSLDAVAEELLFVTGPLLVGLLVQVAAPSVGLAVSAALVLTGSLALISSPAVRGWVGPEKAPAGPAPSEGLVSDVQPLRGGPGLRQAIVVAAAVGMCLGAFDLLVIAFADEHQYPEAVAWALAALSGGSAIGGLVYGAVPWRAPSRLRLAFLAAGMGLTLAMTGLSPHPYVLIGWAALGGLFVAPAITTAYLIADECAGPATRTKAGAWVNTGVNAGSSGATAATGLLVGRFPLPLCFALAATPVVLSAATALHRSRRLAPETA is encoded by the coding sequence GTGCTGCGCATCCGCCACGCCTGCCGCACATTCGGTGCGGCGTTGCTGGGCCGGCTTTCCTATGGAATGGTCTCTTTGTCGCTGGTGCTGGCGGTCAAAGAGGCCACCGGCTCCTATGCCGTGTCCGGCACCGTCATGGCTCTGTTCGGGCTGACCAGTGTCTTTCTCTCGCCGGCCCGTGCCGGGCTGGTCGACCGGTACGGGCCGCGCCGAGTTCTGCCCCCCATGGCCGCCGTCTACGCGCTGTTGCTGACCGTGCTGGCTTTCGCGACCTCGTGGCCCGGTGCCTCAGGCATTCTGCTGGGCGGCTTGGCGGTGTCTGCCGGCGCGTGTACGCCGCCGCTCGGCCCGGTGATGCGGACGTTGTGGAGCGGCTTGGTTCCCGACCGGCGGCTGTTGCAGCGTGCGTACAGTCTGGACGCGGTCGCCGAGGAACTCCTCTTTGTCACCGGACCGCTGCTGGTGGGACTGCTGGTGCAGGTCGCGGCGCCATCGGTCGGTCTTGCGGTGAGCGCCGCACTCGTACTGACCGGCTCACTCGCCCTGATCTCGTCTCCGGCGGTCCGCGGCTGGGTCGGTCCCGAGAAGGCTCCCGCCGGGCCCGCGCCGTCAGAGGGACTCGTCTCCGATGTGCAGCCGCTGCGAGGCGGACCCGGGCTGCGTCAGGCGATCGTCGTCGCAGCCGCGGTGGGCATGTGTCTGGGAGCGTTCGATCTCCTGGTGATCGCCTTCGCCGACGAACACCAATACCCTGAGGCGGTCGCCTGGGCCCTGGCCGCGCTCTCCGGGGGCAGTGCGATCGGCGGCCTGGTCTACGGCGCCGTCCCCTGGCGCGCCCCGAGCAGGCTGCGGCTGGCATTCCTCGCAGCGGGCATGGGGCTGACCCTGGCCATGACGGGGCTTTCGCCCCATCCCTACGTGCTCATCGGGTGGGCGGCGCTCGGCGGACTGTTCGTCGCCCCGGCCATCACCACCGCCTATCTGATCGCCGATGAGTGCGCCGGTCCGGCCACCCGCACCAAGGCGGGCGCATGGGTCAACACCGGTGTCAACGCCGGTTCGTCGGGGGCCACCGCCGCCACTGGGCTCTTGGTGGGCCGCTTCCCGCTGCCCTTGTGCTTCGCACTTGCCGCGACCCCGGTCGTGTTGTCCGCGGCTACCGCCCTGCACCGGTCCCGGCGGCTCGCCCCCGAGACCGCCTGA
- a CDS encoding amino acid ABC transporter ATP-binding protein, whose translation MTEPFVLLDHVTKRYGDHTVLDEVDLAVARHDVVTLIGASGSGKSTLLRCVNGLEPIQGGHISLAGDVISGEGVDLVGLRRRVGIVFQSYNLFPHMTVLRNCTLTPVRAGIASKEQAEADARAMLERVGLREKAEAYPDQLSGGQQQRVAIARAMLMRPEVLLLDEITSALDPELVIEVLNLVRELAADGITMMMTTHEMSFAREISSKICFLHQGSILEEGRPEQIFDEPATPELKTFLRRIHEAGRD comes from the coding sequence ATGACAGAACCCTTTGTCCTGCTGGACCACGTCACCAAGAGATACGGCGACCACACCGTGCTCGACGAGGTGGACCTCGCCGTCGCCCGGCACGACGTGGTCACGCTCATCGGGGCCTCCGGCTCCGGCAAGTCCACCCTGCTGCGCTGCGTCAACGGCCTCGAGCCGATCCAGGGCGGACACATCTCGCTCGCCGGGGACGTCATCTCGGGCGAGGGCGTGGACCTGGTCGGGCTGCGCCGCCGGGTGGGCATCGTCTTCCAGAGCTACAACCTCTTCCCGCACATGACGGTCCTGCGCAACTGCACCCTCACCCCCGTCAGGGCCGGCATCGCCTCCAAGGAGCAGGCGGAGGCCGACGCCCGGGCGATGCTGGAGCGGGTCGGGCTCCGGGAGAAGGCCGAGGCCTACCCCGACCAGCTCTCGGGCGGCCAGCAGCAGCGGGTGGCCATCGCCCGCGCCATGCTGATGCGTCCCGAGGTACTGCTGCTGGACGAGATCACCTCCGCGCTCGACCCGGAGCTGGTGATCGAGGTGCTGAACCTGGTCCGCGAACTGGCCGCTGACGGCATCACCATGATGATGACCACCCACGAGATGTCCTTCGCCCGGGAGATCTCCTCCAAGATCTGCTTCCTCCACCAGGGATCGATCCTGGAGGAGGGACGCCCGGAGCAGATCTTCGACGAGCCCGCCACCCCGGAGTTGAAGACGTTCCTCCGCCGGATCCATGAAGCCGGCCGGGACTGA
- a CDS encoding GntR family transcriptional regulator, with product MRPAYVPGKHAAKAEAGAPNLLSESAHAALRSRLVRCEIMPGERLSEAELRSSLQLGASPVREAIRRLEFEQLVVIFPRSGTFATEIALKDSRSVMELRLQLEGLAATLACTRGSRAEKEDLAALAERQFRTTDLQECIDLDAAFHRSLYRMTRNDYLITSAEIHFNLALRQWYFCSKVVQTPDWTGVDHRPLAAAIADGDAATADAHIREHVLHDSQQVVTILTDYGL from the coding sequence GTGCGTCCTGCGTACGTCCCTGGCAAGCATGCGGCCAAAGCCGAGGCCGGAGCTCCGAACCTGCTCAGCGAGTCGGCCCACGCGGCCCTGCGCTCGCGGCTGGTCAGATGCGAGATCATGCCCGGCGAGCGGCTCAGCGAGGCGGAACTGCGCAGCAGCCTCCAGCTCGGCGCCTCGCCGGTACGGGAGGCGATCCGGCGACTGGAGTTCGAGCAGCTTGTCGTGATCTTCCCGCGCAGCGGAACGTTCGCCACCGAGATCGCGCTGAAGGACTCCCGCTCCGTCATGGAGCTGAGGCTGCAACTCGAGGGCCTGGCGGCCACCTTGGCCTGCACCCGCGGCTCCAGGGCGGAGAAGGAGGACCTGGCCGCCCTGGCCGAGCGGCAGTTCCGCACCACCGACCTCCAGGAATGCATCGATCTGGACGCGGCGTTCCACCGCAGCCTCTACCGGATGACACGCAACGACTACCTGATCACCAGCGCCGAGATCCACTTCAATCTCGCACTGCGCCAGTGGTACTTCTGCTCCAAGGTGGTGCAGACCCCCGACTGGACCGGCGTCGACCACCGCCCGCTCGCCGCGGCCATCGCCGACGGCGACGCCGCCACCGCCGACGCGCATATCCGCGAGCACGTACTGCACGACTCCCAGCAGGTCGTCACCATCCTCACCGACTACGGCCTCTAG